A window of Oncorhynchus kisutch isolate 150728-3 linkage group LG10, Okis_V2, whole genome shotgun sequence contains these coding sequences:
- the LOC116375749 gene encoding ubiquitin carboxyl-terminal hydrolase 37-like: MACLPNLVSKSSTQLGEQSCTGEGEDNTKLLGLPNIGNTCFMNSALQCLLGLPAFCRDILRQQNIWISSPSSKLLCCFAKLHQARLSGGTVNAKNKENKKILQTVKRCLSVVNEDYEEDYEQDAHECVLLLLFQLKEEGMALKGSPEPYTCPVKQLEFKLKTSRTCTSCGVIVYGQEDYNHLSLSLSHYLPHSLDLYFKPSALECACRVCSGSTASVTRHFLTLPRVLMLHIKRFTAGDWEPEKLDDPMSIPAEITLPAVCGKTAHVQYGARASSLGRNNMDNTPANSPKGTLDRPASNSSDQLEKPADSEKKQQAAAVRHQPDNIYKLSSVISHLGDNMYTGHYISDVLDSRGSGWLCLDDAHVLRTDEATVLKEIAQTAYILFYVCSGAGEGDQAPHYQEKHQENPSLNSGRGTALRDHLE; encoded by the exons ATGGCTTGCCTCCCCAACCTGGTCAGCAAGAGTAGCACCCAGCTGGGGGAGCAGAGCTGCACAGGCGAGGGCGAAGACAACACCAAGCTCCtcgg GTTGCCTAATATTGGCAACACCTGCTTCATGAACTCTGCTCTGCAGTGCCTGCTGGGGCTGCCAGCATTTTGCAGAGACATCCTGAGACAGCAGAACATCTggatttcctccccctcctctaaaCTGCTATG CTGCTTTGCCAAGTTACATCAGGCCAGGCTTTCTGGAGGCACTGTTAATGCTAAGAACAAGGAAAATAAGAAAATCCTTCAAACAGTCAAGCGCTGTCTTTCCGTTGTCAATGAGGACTATGAGGAAGACTATGAACAG GATGCCCATGAATGTGTGTTGCTCCTCCTCTTTCAGCTGAAGGAGGAGGGTATGGCATTAAAGGGCTCACCAGAGCCATACACCTGCCCCGTGAAGCAGTTAGAATTCAAGCTGAAGACTTCCCGTACCTGCACCAG CTGTGGAGTTATAGTGTATGGTCAGGAGGATTATAATCACCTGTCACTGAGCCTGAGCCATTACCTGCCACACAGCCTGGACCTCTACTTTAAG CCATCTGCGTTAGAGTGTGCATGCAGGGTGTGCTCAGGCAGCACAGCATCTGTGACTAGGCACTTCCTCACGCTGCCCCG GGTCCTAATGCTTCATATCAAGCGATTTACTGCAGGCGACTGGGAGCCAGAGAAGTTGGAtgatcccatgtccatccctgcAGAAATAACCCTCCCAGCCGTATGTGGGAAGACAGCCCATGTCCAGTATGGAGCCAG GGCAAGCTCCCTGGGGAGAAACAACATGGACAACACACCTGCAAACTCCCCGAAAGGCACCCTTGATAGACCAG CTTCAAATTCCTCTGaccagctagagaaaccagctgACAGTGAGAAAAAGCAGCAGGCAGCCGctgtg AGACACCAGCCAGACAATATCTACAAATTGTCAAGTGTGATCTCACATCTGGGAGACAACATGTATACAG GCCACTACATCAGTGATGTTTTGGACAGCCGTGGCAGTGGGTGGCTCTGCCTGGATGACGCACATGTCTTGAGGACAGATGAGGCCACTGTGCTGAAGGAGATTGCACAGACTGCCTACATCCTGTTCTATGTCTGCAG TGGAGCAGGTGAAGGAGACCAGGCCCCTCACTACCAGGAGAAGCACCAGGAGAACCCATCATTAAACTCAGGTAGAGGCACAGCGCTCAGGGACCACCTGGAGTAG
- the LOC116375897 gene encoding myosin heavy chain, embryonic smooth muscle isoform-like, giving the protein MDTLTLELVAERSMTQKSENARQQLERQNKVLRAKLGELEGSVKCRFKASINALEAKILQLEEQLEQEAKERAAANKLVRRTEKKLKEVCMQVEDERRHSDQYKEQMEKANSRMKQLKRQLEEAEEEATRANAYRRKLQRELDDATESSEGLSREVNTLKSRLRRGGPISFSSSRSGRRQLQVEGTSLDLLSDDEVENKTTDANANETPAAPQPE; this is encoded by the exons atgGACACCCTGACCCTGGAGCTTGTGGCAGAGCGCAGCATGACCCAGAAGAGTGAGAATGCGCGCCAGCAGCTGGAGAGGCAGAACAAGGTCTTGCGGGCCAAGCTGGGTGAGCTGGAGGGCTCCGTGAAGTGCCGGTTCAAGGCCTCCATCAACGCCCTGGAGGCCAAGATACTGCAGCTGGAGGAGCAGCTGGAGCAGGAGGCTAA GGAGCGAGCAGCGGCCAATAAGCTTGTGAGACGGACAGAGAAGAAGCTGAAGGAGGTGTGCATGCAGGTGGAGGACGAGCGCCGCCATTCCGACCAGTACAAGGAACAG ATGGAGAAGGCCAACTCTCGCATGAAGCAGCTGAAGAGGCAGCttgaggaggctgaggaggaggcCACACGTGCCAACGCCTACCGCAGGAAGCTGCAGAGGGAGCTGGACGATGCAACTGAGAGCAGCGAGGGTCTCAGCCGTGAGGTCAACACACTCAAGAGCCGACTCAG GCGTGGAGGCCCCATCAGTTTCTCCTCCAGCCGCTCAGGCAGGCGTCAGCTGCAGGTGGAGGGAACATCGCTCGACCTCCTATCCGACGATGAGGTGGAAAACAAGACCACGGACGCCAATGCCAACGAGACGCCAGCAGCTCCCCAACCAGAGTAG
- the LOC116375896 gene encoding ubiquitin carboxyl-terminal hydrolase 37-like isoform X1: MACLPNLVSKSSTQLGEQSCTGEGEDNTKLLGLPNIGNTCFMNSALQCLLGLPAFCRDILRQQNIWISSPSSKLLCCFAKLHQARLSGGTVNAKNKENKKILQTVKRCLSVVNEDYEEDYEQDAHECVLLLLFQLKEEGMALKGSPEPYTCPVKQLEFKLKTSRTCTSCGVIVYGQEDYNHLSLSLSHYLTHSLDLYFKPSALECACRVCSGSTASVTRHFLTLPRVLMLHIKRFTAGYWEPEKLDDPMSIPAEITLPAVCGKTAHVQYGARASSLGRNNMDNTPANSPKGTLDRPGHYISDVLDSRGSGWLCLDDAHVLRTDEATVLKEIAQTAYILFYVCSREGEGDQAPHYQEKHQENPSLNSGRGTALRDHLE, from the exons ATGGCTTGCCTCCCCAACCTGGTCAGCAAGAGTAGCACCCAGCTGGGGGAGCAGAGCTGCACAGGCGAGGGCGAAGACAACACCAAGCTCCtcgg GTTGCCTAATATTGGCAACACCTGCTTCATGAACTCTGCTCTGCAGTGCCTGCTGGGGCTGCCAGCATTTTGCAGAGACATCCTGAGACAGCAGAACATCTggatttcctccccctcctctaaaCTGCTATG CTGCTTTGCCAAGTTACATCAGGCCAGGCTTTCTGGAGGCACTGTTAATGCTAAGAACAAGGAAAATAAGAAAATCCTTCAAACAGTCAAGCGCTGCCTTTCCGTTGTCAATGAGGACTATGAGGAAGACTATGAACAG GATGCCCATGAATGTGTGTTGCTCCTCCTCTTTCAGCTGAAGGAGGAGGGTATGGCATTAAAGGGCTCACCAGAGCCATACACCTGCCCCGTGAAGCAGTTAGAATTCAAGCTGAAGACTTCCCGTACCTGCACCAG CTGTGGAGTTATAGTGTATGGTCAGGAGGATTATAATCACCTGTCACTGAGCCTGAGCCATTACCTGACACACAGCCTGGACCTCTACTTTAAG CCATCTGCGTTAGAGTGTGCATGCAGGGTGTGCTCAGGCAGCACAGCATCTGTGACTAGGCACTTCCTCACGCTGCCCCG GGTCCTAATGCTTCATATCAAGCGATTTACTGCAGGCTACTGGGAGCCAGAGAAGTTGGAtgatcccatgtccatccctgcAGAAATAACCCTCCCAGCCGTATGTGGGAAGACAGCCCATGTCCAGTATGGAGCCAG GGCAAGCTCCCTGGGTAGAAACAACATGGACAACACACCTGCAAACTCCCCGAAAGGCACCCTTGATAGACCAG GCCACTACATCAGTGATGTTTTGGACAGCCGTGGCAGTGGGTGGCTCTGCCTGGATGACGCACATGTCTTGAGGACAGATGAGGCCACTGTGCTGAAGGAGATTGCACAGACTGCCTACATCCTGTTCTATGTCTGCAG TAGAGAAGGTGAAGGAGACCAGGCCCCTCACTACCAGGAGAAGCACCAGGAGAACCCATCATTAAACTCAGGGAGAGGCACAGCGCTCAGGGACCACCTGGAGTAG
- the LOC116375896 gene encoding ubiquitin carboxyl-terminal hydrolase 37-like isoform X2 — protein MACLPNLVSKSSTQLGEQSCTGEGEDNTKLLGLPNIGNTCFMNSALQCLLGLPAFCRDILRQQNIWISSPSSKLLCCFAKLHQARLSGGTVNAKNKENKKILQTVKRCLSVVNEDYEEDYEQDAHECVLLLLFQLKEEGMALKGSPEPYTCPVKQLEFKLKTSRTCTSCGVIVYGQEDYNHLSLSLSHYLTHSLDLYFKPSALECACRVCSGSTASVTRHFLTLPRVLMLHIKRFTAGYWEPEKLDDPMSIPAEITLPAVCGKTAHVQYGARASSLGRNNMDNTPANSPKGTLDRPETPARQYLQIVKCDLTSGRQHVYRPLHQ, from the exons ATGGCTTGCCTCCCCAACCTGGTCAGCAAGAGTAGCACCCAGCTGGGGGAGCAGAGCTGCACAGGCGAGGGCGAAGACAACACCAAGCTCCtcgg GTTGCCTAATATTGGCAACACCTGCTTCATGAACTCTGCTCTGCAGTGCCTGCTGGGGCTGCCAGCATTTTGCAGAGACATCCTGAGACAGCAGAACATCTggatttcctccccctcctctaaaCTGCTATG CTGCTTTGCCAAGTTACATCAGGCCAGGCTTTCTGGAGGCACTGTTAATGCTAAGAACAAGGAAAATAAGAAAATCCTTCAAACAGTCAAGCGCTGCCTTTCCGTTGTCAATGAGGACTATGAGGAAGACTATGAACAG GATGCCCATGAATGTGTGTTGCTCCTCCTCTTTCAGCTGAAGGAGGAGGGTATGGCATTAAAGGGCTCACCAGAGCCATACACCTGCCCCGTGAAGCAGTTAGAATTCAAGCTGAAGACTTCCCGTACCTGCACCAG CTGTGGAGTTATAGTGTATGGTCAGGAGGATTATAATCACCTGTCACTGAGCCTGAGCCATTACCTGACACACAGCCTGGACCTCTACTTTAAG CCATCTGCGTTAGAGTGTGCATGCAGGGTGTGCTCAGGCAGCACAGCATCTGTGACTAGGCACTTCCTCACGCTGCCCCG GGTCCTAATGCTTCATATCAAGCGATTTACTGCAGGCTACTGGGAGCCAGAGAAGTTGGAtgatcccatgtccatccctgcAGAAATAACCCTCCCAGCCGTATGTGGGAAGACAGCCCATGTCCAGTATGGAGCCAG GGCAAGCTCCCTGGGTAGAAACAACATGGACAACACACCTGCAAACTCCCCGAAAGGCACCCTTGATAGACCAG AGACACCAGCCAGACAATATCTACAAATTGTCAAGTGTGATCTCACATCTGGGAGACAACATGTATACAG GCCACTACATCAGTGA